The following proteins are encoded in a genomic region of Pseudomonas sp. Os17:
- a CDS encoding helix-turn-helix domain-containing protein → MHKDNVQRASVLQHVSLNVRRLRHAAGLSQSALAEKSAVSRRMLVAIEAGEKNVSLGTLDRVAEALNVAFSDLIQAPDSRDPSRINELAWAGVIPGSKALFLAKAEASREVELWEWQLEPGEVYHSECDTVGWSEQIYVFQGCLTLFFGDAERRLESGDFFMFASHVPHGYRNDGPLATRFVRNVVY, encoded by the coding sequence GTGCACAAAGATAACGTCCAACGGGCTTCGGTCCTGCAACATGTCAGCCTCAACGTGCGACGCCTGCGCCATGCCGCAGGCCTGAGCCAGAGCGCCCTGGCAGAAAAATCCGCCGTCAGCCGGCGGATGCTGGTGGCCATCGAGGCCGGGGAGAAGAACGTCAGTCTCGGCACCCTGGACCGGGTCGCCGAGGCCTTGAACGTGGCGTTCAGCGACCTGATCCAGGCCCCGGATTCCCGGGACCCGAGCCGCATCAACGAGCTGGCCTGGGCCGGCGTCATCCCCGGGAGCAAGGCGCTGTTCCTGGCCAAGGCCGAGGCCAGCCGTGAAGTGGAACTCTGGGAGTGGCAACTGGAGCCCGGCGAGGTCTATCACTCCGAGTGCGACACCGTCGGCTGGAGCGAGCAGATCTATGTCTTCCAGGGCTGCCTGACGCTGTTCTTCGGCGACGCCGAGCGGCGCCTGGAAAGCGGTGATTTCTTCATGTTCGCCAGTCACGTGCCCCACGGCTATCGCAACGACGGCCCCCTGGCCACGCGCTTCGTGCGCAACGTGGTGTACTGA
- a CDS encoding monovalent cation/H+ antiporter subunit A, translating to MSLIVLLLLPFIGSCLAALLPHNARNTESLLAGLVALIGTIQVALLYPQIADGGIIREEYTWLPSLGLNFVLRLDGFAWLFSLLVLGIGSLVALYARYYMSPEDPVPRFFAFFLAFMGAMLGLVISGNLIQMVFFWELTSLFSFLLIGYWHHRSDARRGAYMALMVTGAGGLCLLAGVMLLGHVVGSYDLDQVLAAGDKIRAHALYPILLPLILLGALSKSAQFPFHFWLPHAMAAPTPVSAYLHSATMVKAGVFLLARLWPSLSGTEEWFYIVSGAGACTLVLGAYCAMFQNDLKGLLAYSTISHLGLITLLLGLNSPLAAVAAVFHILNHATFKASLFMAAGIIDHESGSRDIRKLNGLIKLMPYTATLAMVASASMAGVPLLNGFLSKEMFFAETVFINSSAWVEIALPVIATIAGTFSVAYALRFTVDVFFGEPATDLPHTPHEPPRWMRAPVELLVFTCLLVGMFPAQIIGPLLAAAARPVVGGTLPEYSLAIWHGLNAPMIMSLIAMSCGIVLYLLLHKPLVAGRFPYPPVVGRLNGKLLFERSLVGMTRLARRLERRLSTKRLQTQLFLLILAAVITGMIPMLYSQLTWGDRPKIPGSIVFVTFWLLAIACALGAAWQAKYHRLAALTMVSVCGLMTCVTFVWFSAPDLALTQLVVEVVTTVLILLGLRWLPRRIEEVSPLPSSLPKARIRRLRDLSLSIAVGLGMAVLSYAMLTRPTPNDISSFYLSRALPEGGGTNVVNVTLVDFRSFDTLGEITVLAAVALTVFALLRRFRPPKESMQLPAQQRLLAPDVVTDLVNPRQASDTALGFMMVPAVLVRLLLPIALVVSFYLFMRGHNLPGGGFVAGLVMSVAFILQYMVAGTQWVEAQMSLRPLRWMGTGLLFALATGLGALAWGYPFLTTHTVHVDLPLFGDIHVASALFFDIGVYAVVLGATLLILTALAHQSVRAHKPASQSKSLIKSGAA from the coding sequence ATGTCCCTGATAGTTCTACTGCTTCTGCCATTCATTGGCAGCTGTCTGGCGGCCCTGCTGCCGCACAACGCACGTAACACGGAATCTCTGCTGGCTGGCCTGGTGGCACTCATTGGCACCATCCAGGTGGCGTTGCTGTACCCGCAGATCGCCGACGGCGGGATTATCCGTGAGGAATATACCTGGCTGCCAAGCCTGGGCCTGAACTTCGTGCTGCGCCTGGACGGCTTCGCCTGGCTGTTCTCGTTGCTGGTGCTGGGCATCGGCAGCCTGGTGGCGCTGTATGCGCGCTACTACATGTCGCCGGAAGATCCGGTGCCGCGCTTCTTCGCCTTCTTCCTGGCGTTCATGGGGGCCATGCTGGGCCTGGTGATCTCCGGCAACCTGATCCAGATGGTGTTCTTCTGGGAGCTCACCAGCCTGTTCTCGTTCCTGCTGATCGGCTACTGGCACCACCGCTCCGACGCCCGCCGCGGCGCCTACATGGCCTTGATGGTCACCGGTGCCGGGGGCTTGTGCCTGCTGGCGGGGGTCATGCTGCTCGGCCATGTGGTCGGCAGCTACGACCTGGATCAGGTGCTAGCTGCCGGAGACAAGATCCGCGCCCACGCGCTCTACCCGATCCTGTTGCCATTGATCCTGCTGGGCGCCCTGAGCAAGAGCGCGCAGTTTCCCTTCCACTTCTGGCTGCCCCACGCCATGGCGGCGCCAACACCGGTTTCGGCCTACCTGCACTCGGCGACCATGGTCAAGGCCGGGGTGTTTCTCCTGGCCCGCCTGTGGCCGTCGTTGTCCGGCACCGAAGAATGGTTCTACATCGTCAGCGGCGCCGGGGCCTGCACCCTGGTGCTGGGCGCCTACTGCGCGATGTTCCAGAACGACCTCAAGGGCCTGCTGGCCTACTCCACCATCAGCCACCTGGGGCTGATCACCCTGCTGCTGGGCCTCAACAGCCCCCTGGCGGCGGTGGCCGCGGTGTTCCACATTCTCAACCACGCCACCTTCAAGGCGTCCTTGTTCATGGCCGCCGGGATCATCGACCACGAGAGCGGCAGCCGCGATATCCGCAAGCTCAACGGCCTGATCAAGCTGATGCCCTACACCGCGACCCTGGCCATGGTGGCCAGCGCCTCCATGGCCGGGGTGCCGCTGCTCAACGGCTTCCTGTCCAAGGAGATGTTCTTCGCCGAGACGGTGTTCATCAATTCCAGCGCCTGGGTGGAAATCGCCCTGCCGGTGATCGCCACCATCGCCGGCACCTTCAGCGTCGCCTACGCCCTGCGCTTTACCGTGGACGTGTTCTTCGGCGAGCCGGCCACCGACCTGCCGCACACGCCCCATGAGCCGCCCCGCTGGATGCGCGCACCGGTGGAGCTGCTGGTGTTCACCTGCCTGCTGGTGGGCATGTTCCCGGCGCAGATCATCGGGCCGCTGCTGGCCGCTGCCGCGCGGCCGGTGGTGGGCGGCACCCTGCCCGAGTACAGCCTGGCCATCTGGCACGGCCTCAATGCGCCGATGATCATGAGCCTGATCGCCATGTCCTGCGGCATCGTGCTCTACCTGTTGCTGCACAAGCCGCTGGTGGCGGGGCGTTTCCCCTACCCGCCGGTGGTGGGCCGTCTCAACGGCAAGCTGTTGTTCGAACGCAGCCTGGTGGGCATGACCCGCCTGGCCCGGCGTCTGGAGCGGCGGCTGAGCACCAAGCGCCTGCAGACCCAGCTGTTCCTGCTGATTCTGGCGGCGGTGATCACCGGTATGATTCCCATGCTCTACAGCCAGCTGACCTGGGGCGACCGGCCGAAGATCCCCGGCTCCATCGTCTTCGTGACCTTCTGGCTGCTGGCCATCGCCTGTGCCCTGGGCGCCGCCTGGCAGGCCAAGTATCACCGTCTCGCGGCCCTGACCATGGTCAGCGTCTGCGGGCTGATGACCTGCGTGACCTTCGTCTGGTTCTCGGCGCCGGACCTGGCCCTGACCCAGCTGGTGGTGGAAGTGGTGACCACGGTGCTGATCCTCCTTGGCCTGCGCTGGCTGCCGCGGCGGATCGAAGAAGTCTCGCCGCTGCCCAGCAGCCTGCCCAAGGCGCGCATCCGCCGCCTGCGCGACCTGAGCCTGTCGATCGCCGTCGGCCTGGGCATGGCGGTGCTGTCCTACGCCATGCTGACCCGCCCCACGCCCAACGATATTTCCTCGTTCTACCTCAGCCGCGCCCTGCCTGAAGGCGGCGGCACCAACGTGGTCAACGTGACCCTGGTGGACTTCCGCAGCTTCGACACCCTGGGCGAGATCACCGTGCTGGCAGCCGTGGCCCTGACCGTGTTCGCCCTGCTGCGTCGCTTCCGCCCGCCCAAGGAGAGCATGCAGTTGCCGGCGCAACAGCGCCTGCTGGCCCCGGACGTGGTCACCGATCTGGTCAACCCGCGCCAGGCCAGCGACACCGCCCTGGGCTTCATGATGGTGCCGGCGGTGCTGGTGCGCCTGCTGCTGCCGATCGCCCTGGTGGTGTCCTTCTACCTGTTCATGCGCGGGCACAACCTGCCGGGTGGCGGTTTCGTCGCCGGGCTGGTGATGTCGGTGGCCTTCATCCTCCAGTACATGGTGGCCGGCACCCAGTGGGTCGAGGCGCAGATGAGCCTGCGGCCGCTGCGCTGGATGGGCACCGGCCTGCTGTTCGCCCTGGCCACCGGCCTCGGCGCCCTGGCCTGGGGCTACCCGTTCCTCACCACCCACACGGTGCACGTGGACCTGCCGCTGTTCGGTGATATCCATGTCGCCAGCGCCCTGTTCTTCGACATTGGCGTGTACGCGGTGGTGCTGGGCGCGACCCTGCTGATCCTCACCGCCCTGGCGCACCAGTCGGTGCGGGCCCACAAGCCAGCCAGCCAGTCCAAATCCCTGATCAAGAGCGGAGCCGCCTGA
- a CDS encoding monovalent cation/H+ antiporter subunit D, whose protein sequence is MSSLSHLIVAPILLPLLTAAIMLLLGEKHRPLKARINLLSSLLGLGLACYLLYWTQAQGATGSFGVYLPSNWQVPFGIALVVDRLSALMMVLTGIIGVSALLFAMARWDGAGASFHALFQIQLMGLYGAFLTADLFNLFVFFEVLLAASYGLMLHGSGRARVSSGLHYITINLLASSLFLIGTAMIYGVTGTLNMADLAMKIPLVPEADRGLLHAGTAILAIAFLAKAGMWPLNFWLVPAYSSASAPVAALFAIMTKVGIYTVLRLWTLLFSGQAGASAYFGNQWLIYGGMATIFCAALAILPAQRLERMASLSILVSAGILIAVIGFAQPALTGAALFYLFSSTLALCALFLLAELIERSRSAVEVPLEDEGEILPRPMEGLPPPRGSNLDDEQQVVVGQVIPWTMAFLGLSFIACALLIIGMPPLSGFIGKLNLIAALLNPTGLGSSDTPIPLAGWCFLALLILSGLASLIAFARLGIQRFWSPEERPSPVLRRLECVPIVALLGLCVLLSFKAEPLLRFTQATADSLNHPEHYVMAVLGTRTVLSPESKAAAATEVQP, encoded by the coding sequence ATGAGTTCGTTGTCGCACCTGATCGTCGCCCCCATCCTCCTGCCGCTGCTGACCGCGGCCATCATGTTGCTGCTGGGGGAAAAACACCGTCCGCTCAAGGCCCGGATCAACCTGCTCTCCAGCCTGCTGGGCCTGGGCCTGGCCTGCTACCTGCTGTACTGGACCCAGGCCCAGGGCGCCACCGGTTCCTTCGGCGTGTACCTGCCCAGCAACTGGCAGGTGCCGTTCGGCATCGCCCTGGTGGTGGATCGCCTGTCGGCGCTGATGATGGTGCTCACCGGAATCATCGGGGTCAGCGCGCTGCTGTTCGCCATGGCCCGCTGGGACGGCGCCGGGGCCAGCTTTCATGCGTTGTTCCAGATCCAGCTGATGGGCCTGTACGGCGCCTTCCTCACCGCCGACCTGTTCAACCTGTTCGTGTTCTTCGAAGTGCTGCTGGCGGCCTCCTACGGCCTGATGCTGCACGGCTCGGGCCGGGCGCGGGTGTCCTCGGGGCTGCACTACATCACCATCAACCTGCTGGCCTCGTCGCTGTTCCTGATCGGCACGGCAATGATCTACGGGGTCACCGGGACCCTGAACATGGCCGACCTGGCGATGAAGATCCCGCTGGTGCCGGAAGCCGACCGCGGCCTGCTGCACGCCGGCACGGCGATCCTGGCCATCGCCTTCCTGGCCAAGGCCGGGATGTGGCCGCTGAACTTCTGGCTGGTGCCGGCCTATTCCTCGGCCAGCGCCCCGGTGGCGGCACTGTTCGCCATCATGACCAAGGTCGGGATCTACACCGTGCTGCGCCTGTGGACCCTGCTGTTTTCCGGGCAGGCCGGGGCCTCGGCCTACTTCGGCAACCAGTGGCTGATCTACGGCGGCATGGCGACGATCTTCTGCGCGGCCCTGGCGATTCTTCCGGCCCAGCGCCTGGAGCGCATGGCCAGCCTGAGCATCCTGGTGTCGGCGGGCATCCTGATCGCGGTGATCGGCTTCGCCCAGCCGGCCCTTACCGGCGCGGCGCTGTTCTACCTGTTCAGCTCGACCCTGGCGCTGTGCGCGCTGTTCCTCCTGGCGGAACTGATCGAGCGCTCGCGTTCGGCGGTGGAAGTGCCCCTGGAAGACGAAGGCGAAATCCTCCCGCGGCCCATGGAAGGCCTCCCCCCTCCCCGGGGCAGCAACCTCGACGACGAACAGCAAGTGGTGGTCGGCCAGGTGATCCCATGGACCATGGCCTTCCTCGGCCTGAGCTTCATTGCCTGCGCCCTGCTGATCATCGGCATGCCGCCGCTGTCGGGCTTTATCGGCAAGCTCAACCTGATCGCCGCCCTGCTCAACCCCACGGGTCTGGGAAGCAGCGACACGCCGATCCCGCTGGCGGGCTGGTGTTTCCTGGCGTTGCTGATCCTCTCCGGCCTGGCCTCGCTGATCGCCTTTGCGCGCCTGGGCATCCAGCGCTTCTGGAGCCCGGAGGAGCGACCTTCACCGGTGTTGCGGCGTCTGGAATGCGTGCCGATCGTGGCGTTGCTGGGGCTCTGCGTGCTGCTCAGCTTCAAGGCCGAGCCGCTGCTGCGCTTCACCCAGGCCACGGCCGACAGCCTCAATCATCCGGAGCACTATGTGATGGCGGTACTGGGCACCCGCACCGTGCTCAGCCCCGAGTCCAAGGCCGCGGCAGCGACGGAGGTGCAACCATGA
- a CDS encoding Na+/H+ antiporter subunit C, with amino-acid sequence MEEVIAIAIGVLAASGVWLVLRPRTFQVVMGLCLLSYAVNLFIFSMGSLFIGKEPIVKDGVPQDLLHYTDPLPQALVLTAIVISFAMTALFLVVLLASRGLTGTDHVDGREPKE; translated from the coding sequence ATGGAAGAAGTCATCGCAATCGCCATTGGGGTCCTCGCCGCTTCCGGAGTCTGGCTGGTCCTGCGCCCGCGGACCTTCCAGGTGGTGATGGGCCTGTGCCTGCTGTCCTACGCGGTCAACCTGTTCATCTTCAGCATGGGCAGCCTGTTCATCGGCAAGGAGCCGATCGTCAAGGACGGCGTGCCCCAGGACCTGCTGCACTACACCGACCCGCTGCCCCAGGCCCTGGTGCTCACCGCCATCGTCATCAGCTTCGCCATGACCGCGCTGTTTCTGGTGGTGCTCCTGGCGTCCCGGGGCCTGACCGGCACTGACCACGTCGACGGCCGGGAGCCCAAGGAATGA